The DNA window TGTGGACATCATTATTGAATGCAATCGACAAGTTATATGATAAGGGCGATGAAGGTCAGTTTGCCTGGTTGATCAAGGTGACTCAAACCAAGGTAATCGATTACTACCGCTCCCAGAGGAAAACAGAAGAACTGGGAGAAAGGATTGGACTTGCTTTACAGGAACAGAAAGAGGGATGTTCTGTGCAGGACACAGTAATCGCGAGAATGATTGCAATGGAACTGGTAGAAGGACTGACAGAGAAAGAGCGGAGAGTCCTTTCCATCGAATATTTCTCGGATACGAATGATGAAGTCTCGAATGCCTTCAAATGCAGACGAAGCCGTCTGAGAAGAAAAATCGAGGAAAGTTTTGGAGTATTCAGAAAGAAACGATAGGGATCTATCAGTATCATGTATTCGGATGATGTTATTCACTTCACCGTGAAATGGCTTCCGTAAGGAAGCTGAGAAAGGATATTCGATGAAGAAAAAAGATAAAATATATGACAGTCCGGAATACAAGCAGATCAGAGAACATCTTCCTGAGATTTTAAAAGAAATGGAACGTGACAAGGGTCTGAAACAATATCAGATGCCGGAAGGCTGGAACGAAGACTTCGAACGCATCTACCAGGCAGAACACCGCAAAGAACGCATCCGCAACCGCATTTTTGCTGGCGCATGTGCAGCGATCATTCTTGGCATTGGAGCCGTTCATGTGGGAGAACGTCTGGAGCTGACTTCGATGGTGCAGGCGGATGATATTGGGAAGACTACGAAAAATGGGTTTGAGGATGGCGAGTACCAATACAGTACATATGGAAACGTTGAAGAAGATGAAGAGTATGTAATTTCAGAGGATGAAAATGATTTGAATTTTACATGTGAAAGTTTAGATGAACTGTATACTCAAGTAAAACAAGAAACAAAAGCTCCAATATTTATTATAAAAGATATTACAGAGCCATATACAGTTGAAAATGCATTTTATAGTAAATTACATAGGAATTTTACCTATCGGATAGAATTAAAAGATACAGGTGAGTATTTATATGTAAATGAACAAATGCAAGTGGATGAGACCGGAAATGGAACTGTCAATGAGCATAAAGAGACAACTATATATTTGAAGAATCTGGAAATGGAAACAGATATATATAGAAGTGCGAGAGATGATAGTTTAAAGTGTAATATAATGTATAATAATAAAACATTGGTGGTTGTATCGAATTTACCAGTAGAGGAGTTCGAGAATATTATATCGGATATAGAATATCATTAGACGAGGTGAAAAATGAAAAAATATATTGCAATATTATTAAGTGGTATTTTGATGTTAGCACAGGCAACAATAATTTTTGCAGCAGATCAAGAGAATGAACAGCAGCAGTATCAAATGGTAGAGGAACAAGATTGGGTTCCAGATAGTTCGCTAAATGATATTGAGATTAGTCCATATACTTTATATCTTGCAGATGTTGTTACTTCGATTGTTAAAGTAAGTGCGACGCAGGTTAGTATTCGTGCACAAGCTATTTGCGGCGAAAAGGTTAAATCAATAACAGTCATTTACATACTACAAAAATGGAATGGTAGTAAATGGGTTGATATTGCATCAAAAACAGCTACAGCATATGACACATCTAGTGCACATAAAAGTTATACTATTTCTGGTCTGGGATCAGGTAGATATCGTTGCAAAGCTAGCGCAATGGCAACAGGATATAATGGGTTTTCTGAGAATTTAGTTGGTTACAGTGCTAGCATCAGTTTATAATCTTCGATAAAATCCCCTCCCTTCAGGAGCCCCCAAACACCCAACCGTGTTTCCAAAACTCCTGGGCAGGTGGTTTTATACCCTTACTCCCCAACTAATTTGTCTTTCATAAAAGCAGTGCAGTAAGGGTTACAGCCATTGCAGAGGAACCTGAGGCAACCGCATCCGCCGAAGTTCCCTGTGATGGCTGTGTTTATATTTTATCCAAATACGAAAAAACAGTGGCAAAGACCTGAAAAATGGTCTTTGCCACTGTTTTTTAATGTTTCGAATCGCCCGCAGTCTCATCCGTCCGGTACTGATCGAAGATCCCGCGTACTGCCTGGTGCAGATGCGGTTTGAGTTCTTCAAGACCTACTGGCTGCTGGTAGAGGATCGCGTTGTAGCTGGTTCCGTTGACAAGTTCGAGGATCAGATACATCATAAGCTCCGGGGAATGATAGGTATGATTAGCATTTTGCAGCATCTTATCGTAGATGGTATGGATTGACGGGGTGTCCTCACTCGGTGTGAAGAACAGAGAATTCTTGAAAAATCCCCAGCTCAGATGCTTGGACAAAAGCCGTACCAGGTTCAGGTTGGATGCCAGCTGATCCAGAATATCATCCATAATAAAGATTACCTGATCTTCAAAATCCCGGATCTCTGTATGTTTTTGCAGTTTGAGATAGGAATTCTGAAAGACCTGACTGGCTTTGTGAGCGATCAGGTGATTGCGGATATCGTATTTGTCTTTGAAATACAGATAAAAAGTTCCTTTTGCCACACCGGCGTTTTTTACGATATCAGAAATCGAAGTCTTATTGAATCCATTGTCTATAAAGAGAGAAAAAGCGGAATCCAGCAGGGATTCCCTTTTTTGTTGTTTGTTGTGATCGACTTTTCCCATACCGGGATCAGCCCCCTTTCTGCGTGTGCTTTGCATAAGCGAGGCGTGTTCCGAAAGCATGTGTAACATGTTCAGGATTATGCCCGCTGAAATATAAAATCCTTATGTTTCCCATATTATAAGTAAATATCTACAAAAAAGTCAAATGAAAATTGGTCATTTTTTTATTTTCGGTAAGTTGCATAAAATACAAAATGACTTTTGGTCAACCTTTTGCCTGATAAATATTGACTAAAAGTCATTTATAGAGTATAACAATAAATGACCAAAGGTCAGTGAAAAAGACCAACGGAAAATTATAAGAGAAGGTAAGGGAGGAACATGATATGGAGGAGCTGGGAAGGAAGATCGTCAGGTTTCGAATTCCGATATTTATCATCGGATTATTGTTGCTGATTCCATCCGTCTTTGGATATATCAACACAAGAGTCAATTACGACGTACTTTATTATCTGCCGGATTCCATCGAGACGATGCAGGGTCAGGATATCCTGGTAGATGAATTTGGAACAGGAGCCTATTCGATGTTTATCTGTGAGGGCATGGAAAACAAAGATGTGGCGAAGTTAAAAGAACAGATTGAAGATGTGGAACATGTCAGCAAGGTTGTCTGGTATGACAGTTTCGCAGACATCAGTATCCCGATGGAGATGCTGCCGGAGGATATCCGGGACGCCTTTAATGCGGACGATTCCACGATGATGTTTATCATCTTTGATACGACAACATCCGCCGATGAGACGATGGATGCGATCGAGGACATCCGTGCACTGGCAGGAAAACAGTGTTTCTTAAGCGGTATGTCAGCTATCGTTACCGACACCAAGAACCTGGCAGAGTCCGAGGTTGCGATCTATGTACTGATCGCGGTTGTCCTCTCCTGTATCATTCTGGCACTGACGATGGAATCTTATCTGATCCCGGTATTTTTCCTGTTGAGTATCGGTATGGCGATCATCTATAACATGGGAAGTAATATTTTCATGGGACAGATTTCCTACATCACGAAAGCGCTGAGTGCAGTCCTTCAGCTGGGTGTTACGATGGACTACTCGATCTTCCTGTGGCACAGCTATCAGGAACAGAGAGAAAAAGGCGAAGAGGATCATAAAGAGGCGATGGCAAAGGCAATCGCAGCTACGATCAAATCCGTAGTCGGAAGCTCGATCACAACGATCGCCGGATTTATCGCGCTGTGCTTTATGAGTTTTACCCTGGGTCTTGACCTTGGTATCGTCATGACAAAAGGTGTTGTCTTCGGCGTGATCTGCTGTGTTACCGTACTTCCGTCGATGATCATGATCTTCGACAATGCACTGGAGAAAACGAAACACCGTCAGCTGATCCCGGATTTTCCGAAGATTTCTGATTTTGTGGTAAAACACCATGTGATTTTTGCAGTCTTGTTTGTGGTATTATTTATTCCATTTGCTTATTTCCAGGCACATGCAAGCGTGTACTACAACCTGGATGCCAGCCTTCCGGATAATCTGCCGAGTGTGCAGGCAAATACTAAACTGTCCGAAGAATACGATATGGGTGCAGCACATATGATCCTGCTGGATAAGGATCTGGATGCCAAACAGAAATACAACATGATCGCCGATATCGAAAAAGTAGACGGCGTGAAACAGGTACTCGGTCTGGAGAGCATCATCGGACCGGCATTTCCGGAGAGTATGATCCCGGACGATGTGAAAGAAATCCTGGAGAGTGATAACTACGAACTGATGCTGATCATGAACGAATACGCGGTAGCATCCGATGAGGTCAACAGTCAGCTGAGTGAGATCAACACGATCCTGAAACAGTACGATCCGACCGGTATGCTGGTAGGGGAAGCACCGTGTACGAAGGATCTGATCGAGATCACCGACCACGACTTTGCAGTTGTCAGCGCGGTATCGATCCTGGCAGTATTCTTTATTATTTTCTTTGTATTTAAATCAATCTCCCTTCCGGTGATCCTGGTTATGGTCATCGAGGGTGCGATCTTTATCAACATGGGTATCCCGTTCCTGACGGGAACCAAACTTCCGTTCATCGCTTCCATCGTTATCGGAACGATCCAGCTGGGCGCGACCGTCGATTACGCGATTCTGATCACCAGCCGTTACGAGAAGGAGCGTGGAGGAGGAAAGAGCAAGAAAGAAGCGATCCAGATCGCGCACAAGACCAGCATCCGACCGGTCATGGTATCGGCGTTCAGTTTCTTCGCCGCAACTTTCGGTGTTGGTATGTATTCCCAGATCGATATGATCAGTTCTCTGTGTCTGCTGATGGCAAGGGGCGCGCTGATCAGTATGTGTGCAGTATTATTATTCCTGCCGGCAATGTTCTGGCTGTTTGATGGAATTATTTGTAAAACGAGTCTGAATTTCAGACGGAAACATTAGGAGGAGATCGTTATGAAGAGAAAATATGTACAGGCAATGATGACAGGTATGGCAGCGATGCTGGCAGTAACCGTTCCGGTGACGACTGTTGCCGCAGCGACTCCGGAGAAAGAGCAGACCGTCTATGTCAATGCCGATCAGAATGGAAATGTAGAGAAAGTGATCGTAAGCAACTGGCTGAAAAATGCAGACAAAGAAAGCACGGTGGAAGATAACAGCGAACTGAACAATATCACCAACGTAAAGGGTGAGGAAAGCTATACCCAGG is part of the Blautia faecicola genome and encodes:
- a CDS encoding RNA polymerase sigma factor; the protein is MDRRDHDRCQELYVKYREFMYWYVKKHFPDLPEEDIRDILQEVWTSLLNAIDKLYDKGDEGQFAWLIKVTQTKVIDYYRSQRKTEELGERIGLALQEQKEGCSVQDTVIARMIAMELVEGLTEKERRVLSIEYFSDTNDEVSNAFKCRRSRLRRKIEESFGVFRKKR
- a CDS encoding TetR/AcrR family transcriptional regulator produces the protein MGKVDHNKQQKRESLLDSAFSLFIDNGFNKTSISDIVKNAGVAKGTFYLYFKDKYDIRNHLIAHKASQVFQNSYLKLQKHTEIRDFEDQVIFIMDDILDQLASNLNLVRLLSKHLSWGFFKNSLFFTPSEDTPSIHTIYDKMLQNANHTYHSPELMMYLILELVNGTSYNAILYQQPVGLEELKPHLHQAVRGIFDQYRTDETAGDSKH
- a CDS encoding efflux RND transporter permease subunit, whose translation is MEELGRKIVRFRIPIFIIGLLLLIPSVFGYINTRVNYDVLYYLPDSIETMQGQDILVDEFGTGAYSMFICEGMENKDVAKLKEQIEDVEHVSKVVWYDSFADISIPMEMLPEDIRDAFNADDSTMMFIIFDTTTSADETMDAIEDIRALAGKQCFLSGMSAIVTDTKNLAESEVAIYVLIAVVLSCIILALTMESYLIPVFFLLSIGMAIIYNMGSNIFMGQISYITKALSAVLQLGVTMDYSIFLWHSYQEQREKGEEDHKEAMAKAIAATIKSVVGSSITTIAGFIALCFMSFTLGLDLGIVMTKGVVFGVICCVTVLPSMIMIFDNALEKTKHRQLIPDFPKISDFVVKHHVIFAVLFVVLFIPFAYFQAHASVYYNLDASLPDNLPSVQANTKLSEEYDMGAAHMILLDKDLDAKQKYNMIADIEKVDGVKQVLGLESIIGPAFPESMIPDDVKEILESDNYELMLIMNEYAVASDEVNSQLSEINTILKQYDPTGMLVGEAPCTKDLIEITDHDFAVVSAVSILAVFFIIFFVFKSISLPVILVMVIEGAIFINMGIPFLTGTKLPFIASIVIGTIQLGATVDYAILITSRYEKERGGGKSKKEAIQIAHKTSIRPVMVSAFSFFAATFGVGMYSQIDMISSLCLLMARGALISMCAVLLFLPAMFWLFDGIICKTSLNFRRKH